A portion of the Pseudoalteromonas luteoviolacea genome contains these proteins:
- the rpoS gene encoding RNA polymerase sigma factor RpoS, which yields MAQTAKQKSKVNPELDDKFDGADEDGPNEELLEDIDSDEEVFSKDDTVKNLDATQLYLGEIGFSPLLSAEEEVYFARKALKGCEASRKRMIESNLRLVVKIARRYNNRGLALLDLIEEGNLGLIRAVEKFDPERGFRFSTYATWWIRQTIERAIMNQTRTIRLPIHVVKELNVYLRTARELTQKLDHEPTAEEIAECLDRPVEDVSKMLRLNEKITSVDTPIGGDNDKALLDIIADERGYEPESEVQNKDINRHIVDWLGELNPKQREVLARRFGLLGYEPSTLEDVGREIGLTRERVRQIQVEALRRLKDILQHEGLSTDSLFEQL from the coding sequence AAAGTAAAGTGAACCCGGAATTAGACGATAAGTTTGACGGGGCGGACGAAGATGGTCCAAACGAAGAACTTTTGGAAGATATAGACAGTGACGAAGAGGTTTTTTCAAAAGACGACACTGTTAAAAACCTTGATGCAACTCAGCTCTATTTAGGTGAAATTGGTTTTTCCCCTTTATTAAGTGCTGAAGAAGAAGTGTATTTTGCGAGAAAAGCCCTAAAAGGGTGTGAGGCATCTCGCAAACGGATGATTGAGAGCAATTTAAGGCTCGTGGTGAAAATAGCACGTCGCTATAATAATCGTGGCTTAGCGCTTCTTGATTTAATTGAAGAAGGTAATTTAGGCCTTATTAGGGCTGTAGAGAAGTTTGATCCTGAAAGAGGTTTCAGATTTTCAACATACGCAACGTGGTGGATCCGTCAAACCATTGAGCGTGCCATCATGAACCAAACCCGCACTATTCGTTTACCTATCCATGTTGTAAAAGAACTGAATGTGTATCTCAGAACTGCAAGAGAGCTCACTCAAAAGTTAGATCATGAACCCACGGCGGAAGAGATTGCTGAATGTCTTGACAGGCCAGTAGAAGACGTCAGTAAAATGCTGCGCTTAAACGAGAAGATCACATCCGTTGATACGCCTATTGGCGGCGACAACGATAAAGCATTGCTAGATATTATCGCGGATGAGCGTGGCTACGAGCCCGAAAGTGAAGTACAAAATAAAGATATTAACCGACATATAGTGGATTGGCTTGGTGAGCTAAACCCTAAGCAGCGTGAAGTGTTAGCGCGGCGTTTTGGCTTATTAGGGTATGAGCCTTCTACTTTGGAAGATGTGGGTAGAGAGATAGGTCTGACTCGGGAAAGAGTGAGACAAATTCAGGTTGAAGCTTTGCGTCGGCTGAAAGATATTTTACAGCATGAAGGGCTTAGTACGGATAGTCTTTTTGAGCAACTATAG
- a CDS encoding valine--tRNA ligase encodes MDKTYNPQDIEQSLYQDWEESGYFKPSGQGDAYSIMIPPPNVTGSLHMGHAFQDTIMDTLIRYQRMKGKNTLWQVGTDHAGIATQMVVERKLAAEESKTRHDLGREEFIDRIWKWKNESGGTITKQLRRLGASVDWDRERFTMDEGLSEAVKEVFVRLYKEDLIYRGKRLVNWDPKLHTAISDLEVENKDKQGHMWNLRYPLADGVKTKDGKDYIIVATTRPETMLGDTGVAVNPDDERYQDLIGKEILLPIVNRRIPIVADEHADMEKGTGCVKITPAHDFNDNEVGKRHQLPMINVFNKDAAVLTQGESYTFDGKELSLDAPIPARFHGLDRFDARKLIIEEFEQAGLLEKIDDHSLTVPYGDRSGVVIEPLLTDQWYVRVAPLAEPAIKAVEDGDIEFVPKQYENMYFSWMRDIQDWCISRQLWWGHRIPAWYDAQGNVYVGRDEAEVRKENNLADDVVLTQDDDVLDTWFSSALWTFSTQGWPDNTEDLKVFHPSDVLVTGFDIIFFWVARMIMMTMHFVKNDDGTPQIPFKTVYVTGLIRDENGDKMSKSKGNVLDPLDMIDGIDLESLVTKRTGNLMQPQLAKKIEKNTRKTFADGIEAHGTDALRFTLAAMASTGRDINWDMNRLEGYRNFCNKLWNASRYVLMNTEEQDCGFNDAPKQYSLADRWILGQFQNTVQTFTEHLDNYRFDLASNTIYEFTWNQFCDWYLELTKPVLFKGNEEQQRGTRHTLITVLEGLLRLMHPLMPYITETIWKRVAPLAGLEANTIMLQAFPQFDESQVDAQAMADLEWVKQFILAIRNIRGEMDISPNKPLGVLLANVSEQDQRRLDENQAFLSSLAKLEAFTVLDNKDDAPASATAFIGDLEIMIPMAGLIDVDAELARIAKQLEKAEKGLAQVEKKLANEKFVNNAPEAVLAKEKAKLTEFSDAKAKLLEQKAKIESL; translated from the coding sequence ATGGATAAAACCTATAACCCACAAGATATTGAACAGTCTCTATACCAAGACTGGGAAGAAAGCGGCTACTTCAAGCCTTCCGGACAAGGCGATGCATACTCAATAATGATCCCACCGCCAAATGTCACAGGTAGCCTGCATATGGGCCACGCGTTCCAAGACACCATAATGGACACCCTCATTCGCTATCAACGTATGAAAGGTAAAAATACTTTATGGCAAGTGGGTACAGACCACGCAGGTATCGCGACACAAATGGTTGTTGAGCGTAAACTTGCAGCCGAAGAAAGTAAAACAAGACACGATCTTGGCCGTGAAGAGTTTATCGACCGTATCTGGAAGTGGAAAAATGAATCAGGCGGTACGATTACAAAACAGTTACGCCGCTTAGGTGCCTCTGTTGATTGGGACCGTGAGCGCTTTACAATGGATGAAGGGCTATCAGAAGCCGTTAAAGAAGTGTTCGTTCGCCTATATAAAGAAGATTTAATTTATCGCGGTAAACGTCTAGTAAACTGGGATCCAAAGCTACATACGGCAATCTCTGATCTTGAAGTTGAGAACAAAGATAAACAAGGCCATATGTGGAACCTTCGCTACCCACTGGCCGATGGCGTGAAAACCAAAGACGGTAAAGACTACATCATCGTTGCAACTACGCGACCTGAAACCATGCTTGGTGATACAGGCGTAGCTGTAAACCCTGATGATGAACGCTATCAGGACCTAATTGGTAAAGAAATTTTACTACCTATTGTTAATCGTCGTATCCCTATCGTTGCCGATGAACATGCTGATATGGAAAAAGGCACAGGTTGTGTAAAAATCACACCTGCTCACGACTTTAACGATAACGAAGTTGGTAAGCGCCACCAGCTACCAATGATCAATGTATTCAACAAAGATGCCGCTGTACTAACTCAAGGTGAAAGCTACACCTTTGATGGCAAAGAGCTCTCTCTAGATGCGCCAATTCCAGCGCGTTTTCATGGTTTAGATCGCTTCGATGCAAGAAAGCTGATCATCGAAGAGTTTGAGCAGGCAGGTCTGTTAGAAAAAATTGATGATCATAGCCTAACTGTTCCTTATGGCGATCGCTCAGGTGTTGTGATTGAACCTCTATTAACAGACCAATGGTATGTTCGTGTTGCCCCACTTGCAGAACCTGCAATCAAAGCTGTTGAAGACGGTGACATTGAGTTTGTACCAAAGCAATATGAAAATATGTATTTCTCTTGGATGCGCGACATTCAAGATTGGTGTATTTCACGCCAACTTTGGTGGGGCCATAGGATCCCAGCATGGTATGACGCTCAAGGTAACGTGTATGTCGGTCGAGATGAAGCTGAAGTGCGTAAAGAAAATAACTTAGCTGATGACGTTGTACTTACACAAGATGATGATGTGCTAGATACTTGGTTCTCTTCTGCGCTTTGGACATTCTCAACGCAAGGCTGGCCAGACAATACAGAAGACCTGAAAGTATTCCACCCATCAGATGTGCTTGTAACAGGTTTTGATATCATTTTCTTCTGGGTAGCTCGTATGATCATGATGACGATGCACTTCGTGAAAAATGATGATGGTACACCACAGATCCCATTTAAAACTGTTTATGTTACAGGTCTTATTCGCGATGAAAACGGCGACAAGATGTCCAAATCAAAAGGTAACGTCCTTGACCCGCTTGATATGATTGACGGCATAGACCTTGAAAGCCTGGTAACTAAGCGCACTGGTAACTTGATGCAGCCTCAATTGGCGAAAAAGATTGAAAAGAATACCCGCAAGACTTTTGCTGATGGTATCGAAGCGCACGGCACAGACGCGCTCAGATTTACACTTGCTGCAATGGCATCAACAGGACGTGATATCAATTGGGATATGAATCGACTAGAAGGCTACCGTAACTTCTGTAATAAACTATGGAATGCAAGCCGTTATGTTCTAATGAACACAGAAGAGCAAGACTGTGGCTTTAACGATGCGCCTAAGCAGTACTCACTGGCTGACCGTTGGATCTTAGGCCAGTTCCAAAACACTGTTCAAACATTCACTGAGCATTTAGATAACTACCGATTTGACCTTGCTTCAAATACCATATACGAATTCACATGGAACCAGTTCTGTGACTGGTATTTAGAGCTAACCAAGCCGGTACTATTCAAAGGCAACGAAGAGCAGCAACGTGGCACTCGTCATACGTTGATCACTGTTTTAGAAGGGTTATTACGCCTAATGCACCCGCTAATGCCGTACATTACAGAGACCATCTGGAAACGCGTAGCACCATTAGCAGGCCTTGAAGCCAATACCATTATGCTACAAGCCTTCCCTCAGTTTGATGAATCACAAGTTGACGCACAGGCAATGGCAGATCTTGAGTGGGTTAAGCAGTTTATTCTTGCTATTCGTAATATCCGTGGTGAAATGGACATCAGTCCAAACAAACCGCTTGGCGTATTACTTGCCAATGTGAGTGAACAAGATCAGCGTCGTTTAGACGAGAACCAAGCGTTCTTAAGTTCACTGGCTAAGCTAGAAGCATTTACTGTACTTGATAACAAAGATGATGCACCAGCGTCTGCAACGGCATTTATCGGTGATTTAGAGATCATGATCCCAATGGCTGGTTTAATTGATGTCGATGCTGAATTAGCCCGTATTGCTAAGCAACTAGAAAAGGCAGAAAAAGGCCTTGCGCAAGTAGAGAAAAAGCTAGCAAACGAGAAATTCGTTAACAATGCACCTGAAGCAGTGCTTGCAAAAGAAAAAGCGAAGCTGACTGAATTTAGTGACGCTAAAGCAAAGCTATTAGAGCAAAAAGCAAAAATAGAAAGCTTATAA
- a CDS encoding DNA polymerase III subunit chi: MSINAHFLVLKHDQEPSHQVPAHFDLAARSAAKLYRAGQRVFIYVDTVENAHAIDEHLWQFDADSFVPHNLQGEGPKGGAPVEIGQMPPVGRRTILINLATHIPDFVRRFEQVYDFVPVEPMAKQAARERFKQLRSIGANISTKEIDN, encoded by the coding sequence ATGTCAATCAACGCACACTTTTTAGTGTTAAAGCATGACCAAGAGCCTAGTCATCAAGTCCCGGCTCATTTTGACCTTGCAGCGCGAAGTGCTGCTAAACTGTACCGTGCAGGGCAGCGTGTATTTATATACGTGGATACAGTAGAAAACGCCCATGCAATTGACGAACACTTGTGGCAGTTCGACGCTGACAGTTTTGTACCTCATAACTTACAAGGAGAAGGCCCTAAAGGCGGCGCTCCAGTAGAAATTGGCCAAATGCCCCCCGTTGGGCGACGTACAATACTGATAAACCTTGCCACACATATCCCGGACTTTGTCCGACGATTTGAGCAAGTATATGACTTTGTCCCCGTCGAGCCGATGGCCAAGCAGGCTGCCCGGGAAAGGTTCAAACAACTGCGCTCTATTGGCGCCAACATTTCAACTAAAGAAATTGATAACTAA
- the pepA gene encoding leucyl aminopeptidase, with amino-acid sequence MEFSVKSGSPEKQRSACIVVGVYEPRRLSPVGEQLDKISEGYISNLLRRGDLEGKPGQVLLLHHVPNVLSERVLLVGCGKERELDDKQYKQIISKTINTLNETGSMEAVCFLTEQHVKGRDTYWKVRQAVETTQDCLYTFNQLKSKKSEARRPLRKIVFNVPTRRELTIGENAIEHGLAIAAGAKLCKDVANMPPNICNPRYLGEQAELLANEFDNVTVNLVGEKEMEELGMHSYLAVGRGSENESVMSVIHYTGASDKQAPIVFVGKGLTFDSGGISLKPGEGMDEMKYDMGGAAGVLGLMRAVVEMQLPLNVIGVLAGCENMPSSRAYRPGDILTTMSGQTVEVLNTDAEGRLVLCDALTYVEAFEPETVVDVATLTGACIIALGHHASGVLSNHNPLAHDLLKASEQSGDRAWQLPLWDDYQEQLKSPFADFTNLGGRPAGTITAACFLSKFTKKYNWAHIDVAGTAWKSGANKGATGRPVPMLMQYLLNRANITEGLQD; translated from the coding sequence ATGGAATTCAGCGTTAAAAGTGGTAGTCCAGAAAAGCAACGCAGTGCTTGTATTGTTGTTGGGGTGTATGAACCACGTCGTTTATCGCCGGTTGGTGAGCAGCTGGATAAAATCAGCGAGGGCTATATTTCCAATTTATTACGCCGCGGTGATCTTGAAGGTAAACCGGGGCAAGTACTGTTATTACATCATGTACCAAACGTTCTAAGTGAACGTGTATTATTAGTTGGTTGTGGTAAAGAGCGTGAACTTGACGATAAACAGTACAAACAAATTATCTCAAAAACCATCAACACATTGAATGAAACAGGTTCAATGGAAGCGGTATGCTTTTTGACTGAGCAACATGTCAAAGGTCGCGATACTTACTGGAAAGTAAGACAAGCCGTTGAAACAACTCAAGACTGCTTATATACCTTCAACCAACTGAAAAGTAAAAAGAGTGAAGCCAGACGTCCACTGCGCAAAATAGTCTTCAACGTCCCAACTCGCAGAGAACTTACCATTGGTGAAAACGCCATTGAGCACGGCTTAGCGATTGCGGCAGGAGCCAAGCTATGTAAAGACGTCGCCAATATGCCACCTAATATTTGTAACCCTCGATATCTCGGTGAGCAAGCAGAGCTATTAGCTAACGAATTTGATAACGTCACCGTTAATTTAGTTGGTGAAAAGGAGATGGAAGAGCTTGGGATGCACTCTTACCTTGCCGTTGGCCGTGGTAGTGAGAATGAATCTGTGATGTCTGTTATTCATTATACTGGCGCATCAGACAAACAGGCGCCTATCGTATTTGTTGGTAAAGGTCTTACTTTCGACTCAGGTGGTATTTCACTGAAGCCTGGTGAGGGTATGGATGAGATGAAGTACGACATGGGCGGTGCCGCCGGCGTGCTTGGTTTAATGCGTGCAGTGGTCGAAATGCAATTGCCACTTAACGTCATTGGGGTTTTAGCTGGCTGTGAAAATATGCCCAGTAGCCGCGCATATCGCCCAGGTGATATACTTACAACAATGTCAGGTCAAACTGTTGAAGTACTCAACACCGATGCGGAAGGTCGACTAGTACTCTGTGACGCACTAACGTATGTTGAAGCGTTTGAACCAGAGACTGTTGTAGATGTTGCGACCTTAACGGGTGCATGTATTATCGCATTAGGTCATCATGCTTCAGGTGTATTGTCGAATCATAATCCATTAGCACACGATTTATTAAAAGCATCCGAGCAAAGTGGTGATAGAGCTTGGCAATTACCGCTTTGGGATGATTACCAAGAACAGCTGAAAAGTCCATTCGCTGACTTTACCAATTTAGGTGGCCGTCCAGCAGGTACAATTACCGCTGCATGCTTCTTATCTAAGTTTACTAAAAAGTACAATTGGGCGCATATCGATGTTGCAGGTACAGCATGGAAAAGTGGTGCAAATAAAGGAGCTACTGGGCGCCCAGTACCAATGTTGATGCAATATCTACTAAACCGTGCAAACATCACTGAAGGTTTGCAAGATTAA
- the lptF gene encoding LPS export ABC transporter permease LptF, which yields MLIFRYLTAEVLKSQVAVFLTLMTIFLSQKFVKILAEASGGGIPGKLVLSFLALNLPKLTVYILPLSVFLGIILAYSRIYADSEMTVLKACGVSEWYVVRVTLISSFFVALIAATVSLYVAPWAGEKQNQLREQANAESGLTQLRAGRFQQTGNEKAVVFIHNTSEQGSVLNKVFVAQLPEKESNNATRIVYAQQGEVAEGESGEQQLILKDGKRYETDGFSQALNKTEFGSYQVQIQEQEIERRRRELEDLPSSRLLELNTPEAAAQFQLRIATPISIILLTLLAVPLSVVNPRQGKFAKLVPAIGIYLGYFIMLNAGKYLVAEGKIPPSVGLWWIHLSVLFIGAYLIVKGRPFGVWLRSIWKKREAVA from the coding sequence TTGCTAATTTTTCGATATTTGACTGCTGAAGTTTTAAAATCGCAGGTCGCCGTTTTCCTTACTCTAATGACGATTTTTCTTTCTCAAAAATTTGTCAAAATCTTAGCCGAGGCTTCCGGTGGCGGAATACCAGGAAAACTCGTATTGTCATTTTTAGCGCTTAATTTACCTAAGTTAACCGTATATATTCTGCCATTGAGTGTATTTTTGGGAATTATACTAGCTTACAGCAGGATCTATGCTGACAGTGAGATGACAGTCTTGAAGGCGTGTGGTGTAAGCGAATGGTATGTTGTGCGCGTAACACTTATTTCGAGTTTCTTCGTTGCTTTAATTGCAGCTACGGTTAGCTTATATGTCGCTCCGTGGGCAGGAGAAAAACAAAATCAATTACGCGAGCAAGCGAATGCAGAGTCAGGTTTAACGCAATTACGTGCAGGACGATTCCAACAAACGGGTAATGAAAAGGCGGTCGTGTTTATTCATAATACCAGTGAGCAAGGTTCCGTCCTAAACAAAGTGTTTGTGGCACAGTTGCCAGAAAAAGAATCGAACAATGCAACACGAATTGTGTATGCACAGCAGGGGGAAGTTGCAGAAGGCGAGTCGGGGGAGCAGCAGCTGATATTAAAAGATGGCAAACGCTATGAAACTGACGGGTTTAGCCAAGCGCTTAACAAAACAGAGTTTGGCAGCTATCAAGTACAGATCCAAGAGCAAGAAATTGAGCGAAGAAGGCGTGAACTAGAAGACTTACCTTCGAGCCGTTTGTTAGAGCTAAATACCCCCGAAGCAGCAGCGCAGTTTCAGCTTCGTATAGCGACGCCAATTTCCATTATTCTTTTAACACTGCTGGCTGTACCTTTAAGTGTTGTGAATCCTAGGCAGGGCAAATTTGCCAAATTGGTGCCGGCTATCGGTATTTACCTAGGTTACTTTATTATGCTTAATGCTGGAAAATATTTAGTTGCAGAGGGGAAAATCCCACCTTCTGTCGGATTGTGGTGGATTCATCTGTCAGTCCTATTTATTGGCGCATACCTCATAGTGAAAGGGCGACCATTCGGTGTATGGCTCAGGTCTATTTGGAAAAAGAGGGAGGCTGTCGCATGA
- the lptG gene encoding LPS export ABC transporter permease LptG, with protein sequence MMKTLDWYLGRSILQTTSFALLVFVGINTLIKFIEQLRSVGRGTYEVSDALLFTLYSVPSDIVVFFPMAALIGGLTGLGALASSSELVVMQAAGMSRLQIIGSVMKTAIVLAVCMMMLGEWGAPEAERTAKQLRNQAIYGGEVYDAQKGLWAKDGNNFINIANVEKSGELTNINIYHFAEDLSLEMITRAQSAVTSDDGWMLRAVEEVQITEQQVRTYYAQSKLYSSQLTIDRLGVASFEPESLSFSGLISYLHYLEQNEQDTSNYELALWRKVIQPVTIAVMLLVALSFIFGPLRSVSMGARIIMGVVTGLTFHLSNEVFGPIVMVYQIPPFIGAVMPSIIFTLLAMYFLQRRQ encoded by the coding sequence ATGATGAAGACACTTGATTGGTATTTAGGCCGCAGTATTTTGCAAACTACAAGCTTTGCATTGTTAGTGTTTGTTGGCATTAATACCTTAATCAAATTCATTGAGCAGTTACGCTCAGTAGGCCGGGGCACTTATGAAGTCTCTGACGCGTTATTATTTACTCTTTACAGTGTTCCGAGCGACATTGTCGTGTTTTTTCCAATGGCAGCGTTGATTGGTGGCTTGACTGGACTTGGCGCCTTGGCGTCAAGCAGCGAATTGGTTGTCATGCAAGCTGCCGGTATGTCACGGTTACAAATTATTGGCTCTGTGATGAAGACGGCGATTGTATTGGCAGTATGTATGATGATGTTAGGTGAATGGGGCGCACCTGAAGCCGAGCGCACAGCTAAACAGCTTAGAAATCAAGCTATTTATGGTGGTGAGGTTTATGATGCTCAAAAGGGGTTGTGGGCCAAAGACGGTAATAACTTTATAAATATTGCAAATGTTGAGAAATCCGGTGAGCTAACAAATATTAATATTTATCATTTTGCCGAAGATTTGAGCTTGGAGATGATTACTAGAGCGCAATCCGCGGTGACATCGGATGATGGGTGGATGCTCAGAGCTGTAGAAGAAGTACAGATCACTGAACAACAGGTCAGAACCTATTACGCTCAAAGTAAACTTTATAGCTCTCAACTGACAATTGATCGTTTAGGTGTTGCTTCATTTGAACCTGAGTCGTTGTCTTTCAGCGGCTTGATTTCTTATTTGCATTACTTAGAGCAAAATGAGCAAGATACGAGCAATTATGAGCTGGCGCTTTGGCGCAAGGTGATCCAGCCTGTAACCATTGCAGTCATGCTGCTTGTGGCTCTGTCATTTATCTTTGGTCCATTACGCTCAGTTAGTATGGGCGCAAGGATTATTATGGGCGTAGTAACGGGTTTAACCTTTCATTTGAGTAATGAAGTGTTTGGGCCAATCGTTATGGTATACCAAATACCGCCATTTATTGGCGCTGTGATGCCGAGTATTATCTTCACATTGCTTGCGATGTACTTTTTGCAAAGAAGGCAGTGA
- a CDS encoding RDD family protein: MSTFPRAGFARRVASLIYDALVVIAFAMLTTIVFLGIVQGMLSLGWYSIDGYEDISALIQSTPTLYYGRSVLLMIVSILFFAYFWTKSGQTIGMRAWRLKVQNTDGTLLSWPQAIVRSLAALLGAGNLLVLLDIKHKRALQDLICQTEVLVLSKEENKKVYDSLD, translated from the coding sequence ATGTCGACTTTCCCCCGAGCAGGGTTTGCTAGAAGAGTTGCATCCTTAATATATGATGCACTCGTTGTTATTGCCTTCGCGATGCTTACCACCATTGTGTTTTTGGGAATTGTGCAAGGTATGTTGTCTTTAGGTTGGTATTCTATAGATGGCTATGAGGACATATCTGCTCTTATTCAATCTACACCCACTTTATATTACGGCCGCTCCGTACTATTGATGATTGTCTCTATTTTGTTTTTTGCTTATTTCTGGACCAAAAGTGGTCAAACTATCGGGATGAGGGCATGGCGGCTCAAAGTACAAAACACCGACGGCACGCTACTTTCTTGGCCTCAAGCCATAGTGAGAAGTCTAGCGGCACTACTTGGAGCTGGGAATTTACTCGTTTTACTTGATATAAAGCATAAACGCGCGCTGCAAGACTTGATTTGCCAGACAGAAGTTCTGGTATTAAGTAAAGAAGAAAATAAAAAAGTATACGACAGCCTAGACTGA
- a CDS encoding sensor histidine kinase: MQLKQSLLLFKTAAVGSAIVIMIASWFLYVQLQQTRALNDHLFQLQAQIQRLLDQEERFLIERQRDSLASIENDRFSYRESYSLLLNMLVAQQRNLEQLFKLDEEVKRFTLKYEQLASMQALLGYDKEEGVYGNFRRQAHALQDIAKQTSHPQLEILLLELRRREKDFLLRLEPSYLLMHQDLLVRTEQIITTQFPDKAQDLMSTLNQYQQGFKTYISVLQKQGLDHSQGVRAELHQLKLSIRGHFEVVSKQLFNEDLTEKQNLILTCLVIIVSISCFSLLLLFVLNTRISEHIISISRVLKNVAQHEDFSIRVNIEGEDEIAQIAHHLDSLLAFIETLLERLTAAQQRLIEEAKMASLGNMVSGFAHELNTPLGVAITSQSHLKEQVEVLKKDLESGQLQKQTLTNLISEAESALSLLENNLLRTASLIDDFKKVSVQQEYDEVQEFNLKALVNGVLDCYQHELSKPDYHVEVEIPELLMLKSYPNVFVQLMTYSVGNCIQHAKREGRVLNIVISALIVNNYIHLYVKDDGKGIDKELLPIIFEPFITTQRNKGGIGLGLSIIYNLVTQKLNGEVKIQSPAHGGACLHIILANTPFQLEEN, from the coding sequence GTGCAGTTAAAGCAATCACTTCTTCTTTTCAAAACAGCGGCTGTTGGCTCTGCAATTGTGATAATGATTGCCAGTTGGTTTTTATATGTCCAGCTGCAACAAACGAGAGCGCTAAACGATCATTTATTTCAGCTTCAGGCTCAGATCCAACGTTTACTTGACCAAGAAGAACGGTTTTTAATTGAGCGTCAACGAGATAGTTTAGCGTCGATTGAAAATGATAGATTTTCATACCGAGAAAGCTATAGCTTATTGTTAAATATGCTGGTAGCGCAGCAGCGGAACTTAGAGCAATTGTTTAAGCTCGATGAAGAAGTTAAACGCTTTACACTCAAATATGAACAGCTAGCTTCGATGCAAGCCTTATTAGGTTATGACAAAGAGGAGGGCGTTTATGGTAACTTTAGGCGCCAGGCACATGCATTGCAAGATATTGCAAAGCAAACATCGCACCCTCAATTAGAAATACTCTTGCTGGAGCTACGTCGCAGGGAAAAGGATTTTTTGCTTCGCCTTGAGCCTAGTTATTTATTAATGCATCAAGACTTGTTGGTTCGTACTGAGCAGATCATAACTACGCAGTTCCCCGATAAAGCACAGGATTTGATGTCCACATTGAATCAATATCAACAAGGTTTTAAGACCTACATTAGTGTTTTACAAAAGCAAGGGTTGGATCATAGCCAAGGGGTGAGAGCTGAATTGCACCAACTAAAGCTATCTATTCGAGGCCATTTTGAAGTTGTTTCAAAGCAACTTTTTAATGAAGACCTGACTGAAAAGCAAAATTTGATATTAACTTGTTTAGTGATCATTGTATCCATCAGTTGTTTTAGCTTGTTATTGCTTTTTGTACTCAATACCCGTATCTCCGAACATATTATTTCTATTAGTCGAGTGCTAAAAAATGTTGCGCAACATGAAGACTTCTCGATCCGAGTAAATATTGAGGGCGAAGATGAGATTGCACAGATAGCCCATCACTTAGATAGTTTATTGGCCTTTATTGAAACCCTGTTAGAGCGTTTAACAGCGGCTCAACAAAGGCTAATTGAAGAAGCTAAAATGGCAAGCTTAGGTAATATGGTTAGTGGCTTTGCGCATGAGCTGAATACACCTCTTGGTGTTGCAATTACCAGTCAATCTCATTTGAAAGAACAAGTTGAAGTACTTAAGAAAGATTTAGAATCAGGCCAGCTGCAGAAACAGACATTAACCAATCTAATCTCAGAAGCGGAGTCAGCATTATCTTTATTGGAAAATAACTTGCTGAGAACCGCATCGCTGATAGATGACTTTAAAAAAGTATCAGTACAGCAAGAATATGACGAAGTACAAGAGTTTAACCTGAAAGCTTTGGTGAATGGTGTATTAGACTGCTATCAACACGAGTTGAGCAAACCTGATTATCATGTGGAAGTTGAAATCCCCGAGCTTTTAATGCTGAAAAGTTATCCGAACGTATTTGTCCAACTCATGACCTATAGTGTCGGCAACTGCATCCAACATGCGAAGCGCGAAGGCAGAGTACTTAATATCGTCATATCGGCTTTGATTGTTAATAATTATATTCATTTATATGTGAAAGACGACGGTAAGGGAATAGATAAGGAGTTACTCCCCATAATTTTTGAGCCATTTATAACAACACAAAGAAATAAGGGCGGGATAGGGCTGGGGTTAAGCATTATCTATAACTTGGTAACACAAAAGTTGAATGGGGAAGTAAAAATACAAAGCCCCGCACATGGCGGGGCTTGTTTACATATTATTTTGGCTAATACGCCTTTTCAATTAGAAGAAAATTAG